One genomic region from Tachysurus fulvidraco isolate hzauxx_2018 chromosome 14, HZAU_PFXX_2.0, whole genome shotgun sequence encodes:
- the LOC113655829 gene encoding leiomodin-1 isoform X1, whose protein sequence is MSRRKVRLARSERTVSEDSDIDSLLASLSPDEVEELEKELIIIDPDPSVPVGLRQRNQTEKQPTRGFDREAMLVYCERETKKLIERELSFEGEAKGEGRRRDRLRRTRSKEQQSFSRSHSRETSDKEEAKYEKAHVTEEKSESINCKDGEKIIKDDVNEISDIKIQCKEGKEILADQNLEREVENTKDKERETSKKERGSSKTSELISKLQKKEDNKERERKDNSKNGENLRTKELISKLQGNKVVEKREKEEKVKEVERNRESRTKGLVSKLEEQKSQKEHGKLAERRSREKNLEDPGIEKKREKEEDKYCEKSRPHSERDAPGTQKRKDRLKRWEKVDEIEMEPERPKEEERKNERGRGEKVVLQNATTQNNFTETSSSGDDHSVKTEDEEEHNHEDDYMDSDTGSSMFDDLLEQVRSDDPELTELNINNSDVIKTDTLIQFAEGLRSNTHVKTFAIANTRADDHVAFAIAGTLWNNTTLTGINLDSNLLTGKGILAIIESLQHNATLKELRFHNQRHICGGKTEMELAKVLRDNTSLLKLGYHFELAGPRMAMTNILSRNMDLQRQKRLEAQRLAKQETEASLVPPTEEKKNLIHEKPKVKPIPQSKPVEKKESILAKVSKFNSPTSPPKAIQPPKSMAEISSSTAKGTKGGPTAQSSTGPPAPPPPAPVLDIQALRRSLTSVSQRKQESSHVSGHGAQKSSRDQLLDSIRNCNMNTLKKVEVPKWLK, encoded by the exons ATGTCGAGGAGGAAAGTTCGTCTTGCGCGCTCTGAGCGCACAGTGAGTGAGGACTCGGACATAGACAGCTTGCTGGCGAGTCTTTCTCCTGATGAGGTGGAGGAGCTGGAAAAGGAGTTGATTATCATCGACCCGGATCCCAGTGTGCCGGTGGGGCTCAGGCAGAGAAACCAGACCGAGAAGCAGCCGACACGTGGCTTCGATCGTGAAGCCATGCTGGTCTACTGCGAGCGAGAGACCAAGAAACTCATAGAGAGGGAGCTGTCATTTGAG GGGGAGGCCAAAGGTGAAGGCCGTAGACGGGACCGGCTAAGGAGGACGAGAAGCAAAGAACAGCAGAGCTTTTCCAGGTCACACAGCCGTGAAACATCTGACAAGGAGGAAGCCAAATATGAAAAAGCACATGTCACAGAGGAAAAATCTGAGAGCATAAATTGCAAGGatggagaaaaaataataaaggatGATGTAAATGAGATATCTGACATCAAAATACAATGCAAAGAAGGTAAAGAAATATTAGCAGATCAGAATTTAGAAAGAGAGGTAGAAAAtacaaaagataaagaaaggGAAACATCTAAAAAAGAACGGGGTAGCAGCAAGACTTCAGAGCTCATCTCCAAACTACAGAAAAAGGAGGACaataaagagagggagagaaaggatAACAGTAAGAATGGAGAAAACTTGAGAACAAAAGAGTTGATCTCCAAGTTACAGGGCAACAAAGTGGTagaaaaaagggagaaagaagaaaaagtgaaagaggtagaaagaaatagagagagtaGAACAAAAGGACTAGTCTCCAAACTGGAGGAGCAGAAGAGCCAAAAAGAACATGGCAAACTCGCAGAAAggagaagcagagagaaaaacCTGGAAGATCCTGGGatagagaaaaaaagggaaaaggaaGAAGATAAATACTGTGAGAAAAGTAGACCACACTCTGAAAGAGATGCACCTGGAACACAGAAAAGGAAAGACAGACTGAAACGATGGGAGAAAGTGGATGAGATAGAGATGGAGCCAGAAAGAccgaaagaggaagagagaaagaatgagagaggtAGAGGTGAGAAAGTTGTATTGCAGAACGCTACAACTCAGAACAATTTTACTGAGACCAGCAGTAGTGGGGATGACCACTCTGTCAAAacagaggatgaggaagagcaTAATCATGAGGATGATTATATGGACAGTGATACTGGCTCCAGCATGTTTGATGACCTCTTGGAGCAAGTGCGCAGTGATGATCCTGAACTCACTGAGCTTAACATCAACAACTCTGATGTCATCAAGACAGATACATTGATCCAGTTTGCAGAAGGACTTCGCAGTAACACTCACGTTAAAACATTTGCTATTGCTAACACAAGAGCTGATGATCATGTAGCTTTTGCCATTGCTGGGACTTTATGGAACAACACTACTTTAACGGGAATCAACCTGGATTCCAACCTTCTCACTGGCAAAGGCATCCTGGCTATCATTGAGTCTTTGCAGCACAATGCCACCCTTAAAGAGCTTCGCTTCCACAACCAGAGACACATATGTGGAGGGAAGACAGAGATGGAATTGGCTAAGGTACTACGGGATAACACTTCATTGCTCAAGCTGGGTTATCACTTTGAACTTGCTGGGCCAAGAATGGCCATGACCAACATCCTTAGTCGTAATATGGACCTTCAGCGGCAGAAACGACTGGAAGCACAACGTCTTGCCAAGCAGGAAACTGAGGCAAGCTTAGTGCCCCCTACTGAAGAGAAGAAGAATCTTATACATGAGAAGCCCAAAGTTAAGCCAATTCCTCAGTCCAAACCTGTTGAGAAAAAGGAATCCATACTAGCAAAGGTTTCCAAATTTAACAGTCCCACTTCACCCCCCAAAGCCATTCAACCTCCCAAGTCCATGGCTGAAATATCATCCTCTACAGCAAAAGGTACAAAAGGTGGGCCCACAGCACAGTCAAGCACAGGACCACCTGCTCCCCCTCCTCCTGCCCCAGTGCTGGATATTCAGGCACTGCGGAGGTCGTTGACCTCAGTTTCACAGCGCAAGCAAGAAAGCAGCCATGTCTCAGGACATGGAGCACAAAAGAGCTCCAGAGATCAGTTGCTGGACTCTATCAGGAACTGCAATATGAACACTCTCAAAAAA GTCGAGGTTCCTAAGTGGCTGAAGTAA
- the LOC113655734 gene encoding uncharacterized protein LOC113655734 yields MSNNMETKIKDDNNYTKLSDGNPSVYLINLRDTGRGALRKKEFGCSCHSTQPNKTIMLMGATGSGKSTLINGMINYILGVEWSDSCRFKLIDEQTNKTQAESQTSDVTAYQIHYQNSFQVHYSLTIIDTPGFGDTRGIAQDKMITEKIRKFFSEKDGIVTLDAVCFVVQSALARLTHTQKYIFEAILSIFGKDIANNITIMITFADGQKPPVLEAINAADIPCGKKEDGTPLHFKFNNSALFAQNRDLDDEDNFDEMFWKMGKGSMKRFFGHLWTMETKSLQLTKEVLSERKHLEAVVAGVQPLIQTGLEKLEEIKMTAAILEQNQTVINENENFEYEVEIPKSKKIDIERGKFVTNCHGCNFTCHYPCLYSNDEDKERCSAMKNGNCTVCPGQCMWNVHHNMSFRFETEIVKEKRTYANLKKQYEEALGKNMTIEKIIQQLQEEYIDVQEQVLKLNDELARSLTRLKEIALRPDPLSTPEYIELLIESEKQAAKEGYKKRIAELEEIKKRALIVQKVERGEPLAAHEKKWKPRQHFAQTFTGLYNDMKTWCNTFITKPNKM; encoded by the coding sequence ATGAGCAACAATATGGAAACCAAAATTAAAGATGATAACAACTACACTAAACTAAGTGATGGAAATCCATCAGTGTATCTTATAAATCTGAGGGACACAGGACGAGGTGCTCTTCGCAAAAAAGAATTTGGATGTTCTTGTCATTCTACtcaaccaaacaaaacaataatgctCATGGGTGCCACTGGCTCTGGAAAGAGCACTCTCATTAATGGCATGATCAACTATATTCtgggagtggagtggagtgatTCATGTAGATTTAAACTGATAGATGAGCAAACCAATAAAACACAAGCTGAGAGCCAGACTTCAGATGTTACAGCATATCAAATTCACTATCAAAATAGCTTCCAGGTTCACTATTCACTCACAATCATAGACACACCAGGGTTTGGAGACACGAGGGGAATCGCACAAGACAAGATGATCACTGAGAAAATCAGAAAGTTCTTCTCTGAAAAAGATGGCATTGTTACTcttgatgctgtttgttttgtggtACAGTCAGCTTTAGCTCGACTAACCCATACACAGAAGTACATTTTTGAAGCTATTCTTTCAATCTTTGGAAAAGACATTGCAAATAATATCACAATTATGATCACATTTGCTGATGGGCAGAAACCTCCTGTACTAGAGGCCATTAATGCTGCTGATATCCCTTGTGGAAAAAAGGAAGATGGAACACCCCTTCATTTCAAATTCAACAATTCTGCACTTTTTGCTCAGAATAGAGACTTGGATGATGAAGACAACTTTGATGAAATGTTCTGGAAAATGGGCAAAGGAAGCATGAAACGATTCTTCGGTCACTTGTGGACAATGGAGACCAAAAGTCTTCAGCTCACAAAAGAAGTTTTGTCTGAACGCAAACACCTGGAGGCGGTTGTAGCTGGAGTGCAGCCACTCATCCAAACTGGTTTGGAAAAACTTGAGGAAATCAAAATGACAGCAGCAATACTGGAACAGAACCAGACTGTCATAAATGAGAATGAAAATTTTGAATATGAGGTTGAAATACCAAAGTCTAAGAAAATTGACATTGAAAGGGGAAAATTTGTAACAAATTGTCATGGCTGTAACTTCACCTGCCATTATCCATGTCTTTATTCAAATGATGAAGATAAAGAACGTTGTTCAGCAATGAAAAATGGCAACTGTACAGTGTGTCCTGGTCAATGCATGTGGAATGTGCATCACAACATGTCATTCAGATTCGAAACTGAAATTGTAAAAGAGAAAAGGACATATGCAAATCTGAAAAAGCAATATGAAGAGGCTTTAGGGAAAAATATGACAATAGAGAAAATCATCCAGCAGTTGCAAGAGGAATATATTGATGTACAAGAACAAGTCTTGAAGTTGAATGATGAACTAGCCAGAAGCCTGACACGTCTGAAGGAAATTGCTCTCCGTCCTGACCCCTTGTCCACACCAGAATACATTGAATTACTGATTGAGTCTGAGAAGCAGGCTGCTAAAGAAGGGTACAAAAAGCGCATTGCTGAACTGGAGGAGATCAAAAAACGTGCTTTGATTGTGCAGAAGGTTGAGAGAGGAGAACCACTAGCTGCACATGAGAAGAAATGGAAGCCAAGGCAACATTTTGCTCAGACATTTACTGGTTTGTATAATGATATGAAAACATGGTGTAACACTTTCATAActaaaccaaacaaaatgtag
- the LOC113655829 gene encoding leiomodin-1 isoform X2, with amino-acid sequence MGEAKGEGRRRDRLRRTRSKEQQSFSRSHSRETSDKEEAKYEKAHVTEEKSESINCKDGEKIIKDDVNEISDIKIQCKEGKEILADQNLEREVENTKDKERETSKKERGSSKTSELISKLQKKEDNKERERKDNSKNGENLRTKELISKLQGNKVVEKREKEEKVKEVERNRESRTKGLVSKLEEQKSQKEHGKLAERRSREKNLEDPGIEKKREKEEDKYCEKSRPHSERDAPGTQKRKDRLKRWEKVDEIEMEPERPKEEERKNERGRGEKVVLQNATTQNNFTETSSSGDDHSVKTEDEEEHNHEDDYMDSDTGSSMFDDLLEQVRSDDPELTELNINNSDVIKTDTLIQFAEGLRSNTHVKTFAIANTRADDHVAFAIAGTLWNNTTLTGINLDSNLLTGKGILAIIESLQHNATLKELRFHNQRHICGGKTEMELAKVLRDNTSLLKLGYHFELAGPRMAMTNILSRNMDLQRQKRLEAQRLAKQETEASLVPPTEEKKNLIHEKPKVKPIPQSKPVEKKESILAKVSKFNSPTSPPKAIQPPKSMAEISSSTAKGTKGGPTAQSSTGPPAPPPPAPVLDIQALRRSLTSVSQRKQESSHVSGHGAQKSSRDQLLDSIRNCNMNTLKKVEVPKWLK; translated from the exons ATG GGGGAGGCCAAAGGTGAAGGCCGTAGACGGGACCGGCTAAGGAGGACGAGAAGCAAAGAACAGCAGAGCTTTTCCAGGTCACACAGCCGTGAAACATCTGACAAGGAGGAAGCCAAATATGAAAAAGCACATGTCACAGAGGAAAAATCTGAGAGCATAAATTGCAAGGatggagaaaaaataataaaggatGATGTAAATGAGATATCTGACATCAAAATACAATGCAAAGAAGGTAAAGAAATATTAGCAGATCAGAATTTAGAAAGAGAGGTAGAAAAtacaaaagataaagaaaggGAAACATCTAAAAAAGAACGGGGTAGCAGCAAGACTTCAGAGCTCATCTCCAAACTACAGAAAAAGGAGGACaataaagagagggagagaaaggatAACAGTAAGAATGGAGAAAACTTGAGAACAAAAGAGTTGATCTCCAAGTTACAGGGCAACAAAGTGGTagaaaaaagggagaaagaagaaaaagtgaaagaggtagaaagaaatagagagagtaGAACAAAAGGACTAGTCTCCAAACTGGAGGAGCAGAAGAGCCAAAAAGAACATGGCAAACTCGCAGAAAggagaagcagagagaaaaacCTGGAAGATCCTGGGatagagaaaaaaagggaaaaggaaGAAGATAAATACTGTGAGAAAAGTAGACCACACTCTGAAAGAGATGCACCTGGAACACAGAAAAGGAAAGACAGACTGAAACGATGGGAGAAAGTGGATGAGATAGAGATGGAGCCAGAAAGAccgaaagaggaagagagaaagaatgagagaggtAGAGGTGAGAAAGTTGTATTGCAGAACGCTACAACTCAGAACAATTTTACTGAGACCAGCAGTAGTGGGGATGACCACTCTGTCAAAacagaggatgaggaagagcaTAATCATGAGGATGATTATATGGACAGTGATACTGGCTCCAGCATGTTTGATGACCTCTTGGAGCAAGTGCGCAGTGATGATCCTGAACTCACTGAGCTTAACATCAACAACTCTGATGTCATCAAGACAGATACATTGATCCAGTTTGCAGAAGGACTTCGCAGTAACACTCACGTTAAAACATTTGCTATTGCTAACACAAGAGCTGATGATCATGTAGCTTTTGCCATTGCTGGGACTTTATGGAACAACACTACTTTAACGGGAATCAACCTGGATTCCAACCTTCTCACTGGCAAAGGCATCCTGGCTATCATTGAGTCTTTGCAGCACAATGCCACCCTTAAAGAGCTTCGCTTCCACAACCAGAGACACATATGTGGAGGGAAGACAGAGATGGAATTGGCTAAGGTACTACGGGATAACACTTCATTGCTCAAGCTGGGTTATCACTTTGAACTTGCTGGGCCAAGAATGGCCATGACCAACATCCTTAGTCGTAATATGGACCTTCAGCGGCAGAAACGACTGGAAGCACAACGTCTTGCCAAGCAGGAAACTGAGGCAAGCTTAGTGCCCCCTACTGAAGAGAAGAAGAATCTTATACATGAGAAGCCCAAAGTTAAGCCAATTCCTCAGTCCAAACCTGTTGAGAAAAAGGAATCCATACTAGCAAAGGTTTCCAAATTTAACAGTCCCACTTCACCCCCCAAAGCCATTCAACCTCCCAAGTCCATGGCTGAAATATCATCCTCTACAGCAAAAGGTACAAAAGGTGGGCCCACAGCACAGTCAAGCACAGGACCACCTGCTCCCCCTCCTCCTGCCCCAGTGCTGGATATTCAGGCACTGCGGAGGTCGTTGACCTCAGTTTCACAGCGCAAGCAAGAAAGCAGCCATGTCTCAGGACATGGAGCACAAAAGAGCTCCAGAGATCAGTTGCTGGACTCTATCAGGAACTGCAATATGAACACTCTCAAAAAA GTCGAGGTTCCTAAGTGGCTGAAGTAA